The Acanthopagrus latus isolate v.2019 chromosome 6, fAcaLat1.1, whole genome shotgun sequence genome includes a region encoding these proteins:
- the ube2c gene encoding ubiquitin-conjugating enzyme E2 C — protein MASQNMDPAAAAASSTAALKGSESGGSAARGSVSKRLQQELMTLMMSGDKGISAFPESDNLFKWVGTIDGAQGTVYDGLRYRLSLDFPAGYPYQAPRVKFVTPCFHPNVDEQGFICLDILKDKWSALYDVRSILLSIQSLLGEPNNESPLNTAAAELWDDQEAFKAHLHSTFQK, from the exons ATGGCCTCTCAGAACATGgaccctgcagcagcagcagcttcgtCCACAGCTGCTCTGAAGGGTAGTGAGAGCGGCGGCAGCGCAGCCAGAGGTTCTGTGTCCAAAAG gctacAGCAGGAGCTCATGACTCTAATG ATGTCAGGTGATAAGGGAATCTCTGCGTTTCCAGAATCAGATAATCTCTTCAAATGGGTCGGGACCATCGATGGGGCCCAGGGcaca gtgtATGACGGCCTCAGGTACAGGCTGTCTCTGGACTTCCCAGCTGGTTACCCATATCAGGCTCCTCGTGTGAAGTTTGTCACGCCGTGTTTTCATCCCAATGTGGACGAACAAGGTTTCATCTGTCTCGACATCCTGAAGGACAAATGGTCAGCACTCTATGACGTCCGCTCCATCCTGCTGTCCATCCAGAGCCTGCTGGGAG aaCCAAACAACGAGAGTCCACTGAACACGGCGGCGGCAGAACTGTGGGACGATCAGGAAG CCTTTAAAGCTCATCTACACTCGACCTTCCAGAAGTGA
- the zgc:109913 gene encoding regulator of G-protein signaling 9-binding protein: MSRWRRSVDELASRRRQQGECDRAQEALSRVTSCFQQLAASLGSSADGSFLRDEMDETRALAHRICRGLSQRLVRLLSDSDSAPSGVEDRQVSERLWVLFLSALENFLSDLRKACDLIGQFPLMQRYDRRSLVNTGCIDGVVGVAARVASVQAPWLTLEEEPSPDLSNHIAGLEIMLSEMQLRVPVAFWSVEATQPAWAEAGGELDEPDDSLEDLMEVEVVSNSNNKMAACCQPPCCGLGCVG, from the exons ATGAGCCGCTGGCGTCGTTCTGTGGACGAGCTTGCATCGCGGCGACGGCAGCAGGGCGAATGTGATCGCGCTCAAGAAGCTCTCAGTcgggtcacttcctgtttccagcagCTGGCAGCATCGCTTGGCAGCTCGGCTGACGGCAGCTTCCTGCGAGATGAGATGGACGAGACGAGAGCACTCGCCCACCGAATCTGCAGGG GTCTGTCCCAGCGTCTGGTGCGGCTGCTGTCAGACAGTGACTCCGCCCCCTCAGGtgtggaggacagacaggtgtctgAGCGTCTGTGGGTTCTCTTCCTGTCAGCATTGGAGaacttcctgtctgacctcCGTAAGGCCTGTGATCTGATTGGACAGTTCCCTCTGATGCAGCGCTACGACAGACGCTCACTGGTCAACACGG ggTGTATTGATGGTGTTGTGGGCGTGGCAGCTCGTGTGGCTTCAGTCCAGGCACCATGGCTCACCTTGGAGGAGGAGCCAAGCCCTGATCTGTCCAACCACATTGCAGGACTGGAGATCATGCTGAGTGAGATGCAACTGAGG GTTCCTGTAGCATTCTGGTCGGTGGAGGCGACCCAGCCAGCTTGGGCTGAAGCTGGCGGTGAGCTAGACGAGCCAGATGACAGCCTGGAGGACCTGATGGAGGTTGAGGTGGTctccaacagcaacaacaagatGGCAGCCTGCTGCCAGCCTCCATGCTGCGGACTGGGCTGTGTTGGGTAG
- the LOC119020439 gene encoding deoxynucleotidyltransferase terminal-interacting protein 1: MGAHRSEGGRDWLEQDGPEQPEQSPKPWNLMIKHRQIHRRGRRSHMAVSYTDPQVSMDLLRAVLQPSFNDDIMAVFKKYHKFFEKAAENVKENVGDDVQTDQLIKEACRNVLEHAKQLFPEVEVKRAGPEVPIKRSRVADEDYSQRGSPLPKKRRTRPGAAAISSDRQHTFSTQVKLKSDPIKREGPKWDPSRLSDSSTFVLGSRANKALGMGGTRGRIYIKHADLFKYAADAKDKQWLAERHHMRATGGKMAYLLIEEDIQDLSRSDEYKDCPDVRMDELKPFSVPVWMVEKMQRAMEAQREADL; this comes from the exons ATGGGAGCCCACCGCAGTGAGGGGGGCCGGGACTGGTTAGAGCAGGACGGGCCGGAGCAGCCGGAGCAGAGCCCG aAGCCATGGAACctgatgataaaacacagacaaattcACAGACGAGGACGACGCTCACACATGGCAGTCAG ttaCACTGATCCTCAGGTTTCCATGGACCTGCTGAGGGCGGTGCTTCAGCCCAGCTTCAACGATGACATCATGGCTGTGTTCAAGAAGTACCacaag TTCTTTGAGAAAGCGGCAGAGAATGTGAAGGAGAACGTTGGCGATGATGTCCAGACCGATCAGCTGATCAAAGAGGCCTGCAGGAACGTTCTGGAACAT GccaaacagctgtttccagaGGTAGAGGTGAAGAGGGCGGGGCCTGAGGTGCCCATCAAG AGGTCTAGAGTTGCTGATGAAGATTACAGCCAGCGAGGAAGCCCCCTCCCCAAGAAG aGGAGGACACGTCCAGGTGCGGCAGCCATCTCTTCTGATCGACAGCACACCTTCTCCACTCA AGTGAAGCTCAAGTCTGATCCCATCAAGAGAGAAGGACCAAAG TGGGATCCATCCAGACTGAGCGACAGCAGCACGTTTGTTCTCGGCTCCAGAGCCAACAA GGCCCTGGGGATGGGCGGGACCAGAGGACGTATCTACATCAAACATGCTGATCTGTTtaag TATGCAGCAGATGCGAAGGATAAGCAGTGGTTGGCAGAGAGACACCACATGAGAGCAACGGGAGGGAAGATG gcCTACCTGCTGATCGAGGAGGACATCCAGGATTTGTCTCGCAGTGACGAGTACAA ggaCTGTCCAGATGTCAGGATGGACGAACTGAAACCGTTCTCTGTTCCTGTGTGGATGGTGGAGAAGATGCAGAGAGCCATGGAGGCTCAGAGAGaggctgacctctga
- the polr2j gene encoding DNA-directed RNA polymerase II subunit RPB11-a produces the protein MNAPPAFESFLLFEGEKKITITKDTKVPNACLFTLNKEDHTLGNIIRAQLLKDPQVLFAGYKVPHPLEHKIVIRVQTTPDYSPQEAFTNAITDLISELSLLEERFRVAIKDKQEGIE, from the exons ATGAACGCGCCTCCCGCCTTCGAGTCGTTTCTTCTGTttgaaggagagaagaagatcaCCATCACTAAAGACACGAAGGTTCCCAACGCCTGTCTGTTCACCCTGAACAAAGAGGACCACACGCTGGGCAACATCATCCGAGC tcagctgtTGAAGGATCCCCAGGTTCTGTTTGCTGGTTATAAAGTTCCTCATCCTCTGGAACACAAGATTGTCATCAGAGTGCAGACTACGCCTGACTACAGTCCACAG GAAGCGTTCACAAACGCCATCACTGACCTCATCAGCGagctctctctgctggaggaacGCTTCAGAGTCGCCATCAAGGACAAGCAGGAAGGGATCGAATGA
- the pcif1 gene encoding mRNA (2'-O-methyladenosine-N(6)-)-methyltransferase, whose translation MSSDGQGSVKGEAAMMPSPSVPASSQGPPLSPSSTSKPPELPDELVQAGWSKCWSRRENRPYYFNRFTNQSLWEVPVLGQHDVISDPLGLNAAPAEGGDGNLGNGQRKRRSSEEQGAGPNSFKRAKVEPTTPISPSTPGVKPWISAPEDKQAPPATPTTPSPAPYRPAVIYWDLDIQTNAVIRERPPTNHLPPHPEIELQRAQLVTKLRQHYHELCHQREGIDPPRESFNRWLLERKVIDKGHDPLLPSDCDPVISPSMFREVMNDIPIRLSRIKYKEEARKLLFKYAEAAKKMIDSRNASPESRKVVKWNAEDTMSWLRRDHSASKEDYMDRLEHLRQQCGPHVTAVAKDSVEGICSKIYQLSAEYSRRLRQTHLSLLQDPPTDACASPPQSRLVYCYPVRLALPSPPLPRVELHFENDVACLRFRGEMVKVNRGHFSKLELLYRYSCIDDPRFEKFLSRVWCLLKRYQVMFGSGANEGTGLQGALPVTVFETLNRQFGVSFECFASPLNCYFKQFSSAFPDIDGFFGSRGPFLSFCPVSGSFEANPPFCEELMDAMVTHFEELLGQSSEPLSFIVFVPEWRDPVTPALTRMEGSRFLRHQLSVPAYEHEYRSGSQHICKRDEMYYRAVHGTAVLFLQNDAGFAKWAPTPERLAELTAAYRPSPSTPSTLSSPGPAHTAPGERDSTPKAADRPQSAVMSPGGHDNNNNNNNNSNNSISSNSSSSPRDKMAPV comes from the exons ATGTCCAGTGACGGTCAGGGATCGGTGAAGGGGGAGGCGGCCATGATGCcatctccctctgtccctgCCTCCTCTCAGGGACCGCCCCTTTCTCCGTCCAGCACCTCCAAACCACCTGAGCTCCCAG atgAACTGGTCCAGGCTGGATGGTCTAAGTGCTGGTCTCGTAGGGAGAACCGACCATATTATTTCAACAGATTCACTAATCAGAGCCTGTGGGAGGTGCCAGTGCTGGGACAGCATGATGTCATT tctgATCCTTTAGGCCTAAATGCAGCTCCAGCAGAGGGTGGAGATGGTAACCTTGGTAATggtcagaggaagaggaggagctctgAGGAGCAGGGGGCAGGGCCTAACAGCTTCAAACGTGCCAAG gtggAGCCCACCACGCCCATTTCTCCCAGCACTCCTGGGGTCAAACCTTGGATCTCTGCCCCTGAGGACAAACAGGCCCCGCCAGCTACGCCCACTACCCCCAGCCCCGCTCCATATAGGCCAGCTGT GATCTACTGGGATCTGGACATCCAGACCAACGCTGTCATCAGAGAGCGCCCTCCCACCAACCACCTGCCCCCCCACCCTGAGATCGAGCTGCAGAGAGCTCAGCTGGTCACCAAACTGAGGCAACACTACCACGAACTGTGTCACCAGAGAGAAG gtATTGATCCACCCCGGGAATCATTCAACCGTTGGCTGCTGGAGAGGAAAGTGATTGATAAAGGTCATGACCCCTTACTGCCGAGTGACTGTGACCCTGTCATTTCCCCGTCCATGTTCAGAGAGGTTATGAATGACATCCCCATCAG gttGTCACGTATAAAGTACAAAGAGGAGGCCCGCAAGCTTCTCTTTAAATATGCTGAAGCTGCAAAGAAGATGATAGACTCCAG GAATGCGAGTCCAGAAAGCCGGAAGGTGGTTAAGTGGAACGCTGAAGACACTATGAGCTGGCTGCGCAGAGATCACTCCGCCAGCAAGGAGGACTACATG gacCGTCTGGAGCACTTGAGACAGCAGTGTGGACCTCATGTCACTGCTGTGGCCAAAGACTCTGTGGAAGGAATCTGCTCCAAGATTTACCAGCTATCTGCTGAGTACAGCCGCCGcctgagacaaacacacctgagcctGCTGCAGGACCCCcccacag atgcgTGTGCGTCCCCTCCGCAGTCCCGGTTGGTCTACTGTTACCCAGTGCGTCTCGCGCtgccgtctcctcctcttcctcgagTCGAGCTGCACTTTGAGAACGACGTTGCATGTCTGCGCTTCAGGGGAGAGATGGTCAAAGTCAACAGAGGACACTTCAGCAAACTG gagcTGTTGTACAGGTACAGCTGTATAGATGATCCTCGCTTTGAGAAGTTCCTGTCTAGAGTCTGGTGCCTCCTCAAGAGATACCAG gtgatGTTTGGCAGTGGGGCTAACGAGGGGACGGGCCTGCAGGGGGCTCTGCCTGTGACGGTGTTTGAGACGTTGAACCGACAGTTTGGAGTTTCCTTCGAGTGTTTTGCTTCACCACTCAACTGCTACTTCAAACAGTTTAGCTCCGCCTTCCCCGACATTGACGGCTTCTTTGGATCCAGAGG gcCATTCCTGTCTTTCTGTCCGGTCAGCGGCTCTTTTGAAGCCAACCCTCCATTCTGTGAAGAACTGATGGACGCCATGGTGACGCACTTTGAG gagctGTTGGGTCAGTCCTCAGAGCCTCTGTCCTTCATCGTCTTTGTGCCTGAGTGGCGAGACCCGGTGACCCCAGCTCTGACCCGCATGGAGGGAAGTCGATTTCTGCGTCACCAGCTGAGTGTCCCGGCCTATGAGCATGAGTATCGCTCTGGGAGCCAACACATCTGCAAGAG AGATGAGATGTACTACCGGGCAGTACACGGTACTGCAGTGCTCTTCCTTCAGAATGATGCAGGCTTTGCGAAGTGGGCTCCGACTCCGGAGCGTCTGGCCGAGCTGACAGCGGCGTACCGGCCTTCCCCCTCAACCCCCTCTACTTTGTCCTCTCCTGGCCCTGCCCACACCGCTCCTGGAGAAAGAGACTCCACCCCTAAGGCGGCTGATAGGCCACAGAGCGCTGTGATGTCACCGGGCGgccatgacaacaacaacaacaacaacaacaacagcaacaacagcatcagcagcaacagcagcagcagtcctcGGGACAAGATGGCTCCTGTCTAG